Part of the Olsenella profusa DSM 13989 genome, GGCCTCGGCCATCTTGAAGAGGTCCTCGCGGCGCTTGACGGAGGCGCCCACACCGTTGGCGGCATCCATGATCTCGTTGGCGAGGCGCCCGGCCATGGTCTTCTCCTTGCGGTCACGCGAGAAGTTGACGATCCAGCGGATGGCGAGCGTGGTGGCACGACGGGAGTTGACCTCCATGGGCACCTGGTAGGTGGCGCCGCCCACGCGCTTGGGCTTGACCTCGAGGGTGGGGCGCACGTTGTCCATGGCCTTCTTGAAGACGGACAGGGGATCCTGCTCGGTCTTCTGCTGCACGAGGTCGAAGGCGCCATAGACGATGCGCTCTGCGGTGGCCTTCTTGCCATCGAGCAGGACCTTGTTGATGAGCTGGGTCACGAGACGGTTGTTGTAGACGGCGTCGGGAGTGACCTCACGACGGATTGCTGCTGCACGACGCGGCATGTTGCATCTCCTCAGAACTGGTTGCGAATTCAGACGGAACGCTTGTGGCTACTCCTTGGGGCGCTTTGCGCCATAGCGGGAGCGAGCCTTCCTGCGATCCTGAACCGCCGCGCAGTCGTAGGCGCCGCGGACGATCTTGTAGCGGACGCCGGGGAGGTCGCGCACGCGGCCACCACGGATGAGCACGATGGAGTGCTCCTGAAGGTTGTGGCCCTCGCCGGGAATGTAGGCGGTGACCTCGATGCCGTTCACCAGGCGCACGCGGGCGACCTTGCGCAGTGCCGAGTTGGGCTTCTTGGGCGTGGTGGTGAAGACGCGGGTGCAGACGCCACGCTTCTGCGGATTGTGCTGCAGGGCAGCGTTCTTGGACTTGGCCTTGTGGGACACGCGGCCCTGGCGGACGAGCTGGTTGATGGTAGGCAAAGCTGTTCTCCTTCATGAGGGCTTACGGTGGGTGGTGCGCAAGCACCTATGCATCAGAGGGGGCGCAGCACCGTCTCCTCGGATCTTCAGCGCGACGAATGACTTTACTCGCGCTCCGTGCTGTTGTCAAAAGACCACGGCTCCGGGTGTATCCCTATTCCGGGCAGATTACATGCTTTGCACACAGCTGGCACCCCGGCTCGCGGCGGGTGGCCTACGGCAGCTCCGACGCATCCTCGGCACCGGCGTCTTCGGCGGCATGGGCGAGCCCGATGCACATGAGGTCGGTCACGTGCTCGTCGGAGAGCGAGTAGATCATGCGCTGGCCATCGCGGCGCGCAGACACCAGGCCACGGTCACGCAGGAGCCTGAGCTGATGCGATATGGCCGACTGCGAGACGCCGCACACCTCCTGGAGCTCCGAGACCCCTCGCTCCCCCTGCAGGAGCACGCCGATGATCTGGAAGCGCGTGGAGTCGGAGAGCGCGTCGAAGATCTGCGTGGCACTATAGACCACGTCGTCGTTGTCGAGCAGCTCGCCTATCCCGTCTGCATCGATCCCCCGCATGGGGCTCCCTGCCCTCTCCCGAAAGGGGCGCATGCCCCATGGCCAGCCTGCCTGCACCTACCTCAGTGTAGCGCCCCAGGCACAGGCGGGGCCCTCGTCAACGGGGTCGCGCCGCGGTGTGCGCACGAGGGCGGCTATCTGCTCTGCTCGTGCCGCGTGGATCGCCTGGCGCGGCGCGCCTCCTTGGCCTTGGCCCTCTCGGATGCCCGGGTGGCACGCTCGCGATCGTCGGACTCAATGATCTGCTGAAGCTTCTTGGGTGTCATGCTTGCCGCCAGCTCGCTCGCCGCGTTTCGGATGGGGCTCACCTTGCGCCAGTCATAGACGAAGCCGCCGATGATGGCACCATAGGACAGCACCAGGCAGACGATGGCAAGGAAGCCCGCCACGGTGCTGTAGTCAAGGTTGCCGCCAGGGAATGCGCTGAGGGCGGTGGAGACAAGAATCAAGGCCATGCCCACGCCCATTGTGATCCACCACACCCGTTGGTTCCTGCGGTACTCCGGATTGCGCCGCATCAGCACCCGGGCGGCCTGCGCCACCCGATCATCCTGCTCACGCCGCGCACGGCGCGCGTTCTTGCGCTCCTCCCTGCTCATCTCGGCGTGGCTCTTGCCGCTGGCCGCCTGCCTGCCCGAGCGCACCGAGCTCGCGCTGACCACACGCACGCCCCGTGCCGCCTCGCGGGCGGGCTTGGCGCGGGCGACCGAGCGCCGGGCAAAGCCGCGGGGTTCCTCCGCCTCGTCCGCGTCGGACGTGTCCTTGGGGGCGCCCTTCTTGGGAAGGCCCAGGCCTCCTGCCCCGGCCGCCTCCCTGCGGGCGCCTTCGATGGTCTCACGCAGTGACATTGGACTCCTTCATGGGCTTGAATGCGGTACCGGTGATCCTCTGGAATGCCTCCTCGTAGCGGCCGGTCGTTTCCGTTATGACCTCGGCGGGTAGGTGGGGTGGCTCGCCCGTCATGTCCCAGTTGGCCCTGAGCCAGTCTCGCACATACTGCTTGTCGTAGCTGGGCTGCACCCTGCCGGGCTCGTAGCCCTCCGCCGGCCAGAAGCGGCTGGAGTCGGACGTGAGGCACTCGTCGATGAGGGTGAGCTGGCCATCGATATAGCCAAACTCGAACTTGGTGTCGGCGATGATCATCCCGCGGCTCGCGGCGTAGTCTGCTGCGGCGCGATAGAGCTTGAGCGACGCGGAGCGCAGCCGCTGGGCCACCTCGTCACCAACAAGCTCGGCACAGCGATCAAACGAGATGTTCTCGTCGTGGTCGCCCAGCTCTGCCTTGGTGGACGGTGTGAAGAGGGGCTCTGGCAGCCTGGAGGCCTCCGTGAGGCCGGCAGGGAGCTTGATGCCGCAGACGGTGCCGTCCTGGTCATACGTCTTCTTGCCCGAGCCGGTAAGGTAGCCACGCACGATGCACTCGATGGGGATGGTCTGGGCCTTCCGCACCAGCATGGAGCGACCCATGAGGTAGCTGGCATAGCGCTGATACCCTGCGGGGTAGTCCGCCACGTCCATGGAGATGAGATGGTTGGGCATGAGGTTGGCGAACCTATCGAACCAGAAGCGCGAGATGCGCGTGAGCACCTCTCCCTTGTGGGGAATCTCGTCCGGCAGGACGAGGTCGAACGCGCTGATGCGGTCGCTTGCCACCATGAGCAGGTTCTCCCCGCAGTCGTAGAGGTCACGCACCTTACCATGGGAATCGGGACGAAGCTCCATAGCCGCCATGCTTTGGCCTCCTTTGGGTGTCGTCACAAGGATGGGCGTCCTTGATTGTAGCGCGTCGCCTCCCGCGCGTGACCACGCGTGGGCACATGGCTATCCAAGCGATTCCTTGTGGACAAGCGGTATGCGAATCGTAAACGTGGTTCCCTTGCCCAGCTCGGACTCCACGTCGATGGCGCCATTATGGCGGCCGACGATCTCCTTGGTGAGGGCCAACCCCACACCCAGCCCGCCAGAGACGCGCTCACGGCTGGCGTCAGAGCGCCAGAACCGAGAGAACACGCGGGAGACATCCTCCTTGGCGATGCCCATGCCCGTGTCCTGCACGGAGAGCAGGGCCATGCCACCGCGCCCACGCCCAACGCTCACAAGCACCTGCCCGCCCTCTGGCGTGTAGCGCAGGGCGTTTGACATGAGGTTGGTGAGCGCCTCACGGATGAGGTCGGGACTGACCTCCGCAACGAGCCGATGGTCGTGTGTGCGGTCGTCGAAGTTAAGCCGCAGACCCTGGTCGGCGAAGAGCTGCTGCTGCACGGAGACCAGACTCTTGACGAGCGTGACCAGGTCCGTCCGTTCGACCTTGAGTTCCGTGGAGCCATTCTCCAGGCGCGAGAGGTGCAGCATGGCATCAACCAGGCGAGAGAGGCGGCGGACCTCCTTGTCGACGGTCTCGAGGTGCTCGCTGTCGGTGGGCAGCACGCCATCCTGCATGGCCTCCACCGTGGCAATCATGGCCATGAGGGGCGTGCGCAGCTCGTGGGCCACATCGCTGGTGAGCCGGTGCTCGAACTTGATGTCCCGCTCCAGTTCGGATGCCATGCCGTCGAAGGTCTCACCCAGGCGGCCGACCTCATCGTCCCCCTTGAGGCCCGTACGCGCCGTGAGGTCGCCGTTCCTGATCTGCATGGCGGTGTAGGTGATCTTGCGTATGGGCCTCAGCAACCTGCGGGAGGCAAAGTAGCCAATGACGGTGGCGGCTATGACGCTGATGATGCCCGCCTCGATGATCGCCTGGTACGAGTCCATCTTGAGGTCGTTGTCACTCTCAGCCAGCAGGAAGCCCGACCCCAGGGACCACATGCGCACCGTTCCCACGACGGTGCCACCCGCGTCAACGATGGGGGCATCGACCACCTTCGAGGCGTCTGTCTGGGAGAGGCTGGGAATCAGGCGGTCGGGGTGGCGGTCGGAGCCATCATAGATGACCTCCCCGGCAGAGGAGAGCACCTGAACGCTCGCATCGTCACTGCTGTCATCGAGGGCCGCCGCGCGGGCGGACACGTCATCAGACCAGCCGCCGGCATCCTCATAGCAGCGCGCGATCTCGATCGCACCCCGGTCTGCCATCTGCTGCAGCCTCTGGTGCGAGTGGCTCTCGAAGCGTCTCTCCCAGACCACGGCAAGAACCAGGGCGAACACAAGCGTGGTGGCAATCGCCGTAAGCACGAAGAACAGCACCGAGCGTCCGCTGAAGGTCTTCCCCGGTCCAGCGGGACGCGAGTGACGCTGCATGGTGCTATAGCGGGACTCCCCCGAAGGGGGCTCGCCGTTGTTCCCGGGGAAGCTCGTGTGTTCCCGTTCCGTTGCCATGGCTACCTATTGGCGTCTATGCATCCTGAGCATCAGGCTTCTGCGCCGCCTCGAAGCGATAGCCAACCCCATGCACGGTGTAGAGCCATTTGGGGTTGCGCGGGTCATCGCCTAGCTTGGCACGAAGGTTCTTCACGTGGGAGTCGATGGTGCGCTCGTAGCCCTCGAAGTCGTAGCCAAGCACCTTCTCCACCAGCTCCATGCGGGTATAGACGCGCCCTGGATAGCGGGCCAGGGTCGTGAGGAGCTTGAACTCGGAGGCCGTGAGGTCGATCTCGGAGCCATTCACCAGCACCTTGTGGCCAGAGATGTCTATGACCAGATCGCCAAAGTCCAGGACCTCCAGCTGGGGCTCCGCCTCGGCGTGGGCGCGGCGCAGCAGCGCGCGCACGCGGGCGACGAGCTCGCGCGGAGAGAACGGCTTGATGAGATAGTCATCGGCGCCCAGCTCAAGGCCAATGATGCGATCCTCCACCTCACCCTTTGCGGTGAGCATGATGATGGGCACGTTCGAGGTCTCGCGCACGGCGCGACAGACCCTCTCACCCGAGAGCTTGGGGAGCATGAGGTCGAGAATGATGAGGTCGAACGTGTGCTTCTCGAACTCCTCGATGGCGCTTTGCCCATCGCCAACCCCGCGGACGATATAGCCCTCCCGCTCGAGATATGCTGCAACGGCATCGCGAATGGTCTTCTCATCCTCGACAACGAGGATCTTCTTTTCTTCCGTAGCCATAGGGCCTCCTCTGTCTAGCTGAACGCCCACCTGTACACAAACTCTCTGCATTTCCTCCATATTAGCGCAGGGAGGATTGGAATGCACGGACTTTAGAGCGCGAACGCACGCACGCTGACCGATTCGGGATAGCCCGTGTCCTGCGTCTTGACGGTCGCATAGGTGACGAAGGTATCACACGTCCCGGCGCGCACGGGATACTCGCCATAGTCAAGCGCCCTGTTCGCCGCAGGAAGCGTGGCATAGGTGCGCGCATCGGTATCGATCACAAAATAGGACGCGTTGGCACGGACGATATAGACGCTGCCCTTCCCCGCGACGGGCGCGGACGGCTCGCGGGAGAGCGCCACGAAGGGTCCCTCCCCATGACCGATGTAGGTTCCCATCTGCCCAAGCAGTCCGCCGGACGAGTAGTTGGCCTCGATGGAGAATGCAAAGTCGTCTCCCATGCGCACGGCACTGAAGGGCTTGACTTCCGAGGGAAGCACGAGCTGGTCGATCTGAGAGCCCATGCCATCGGAAAGGCCGTAGGCCGTGATGCCGTAGTATGTGCCGGCGTCCGCGTTCACGCGCGGGGTGAGGGTGACGATGCCATCGGACACGGTCGGAGCGGTGCCAAAGCGTCCGGGGGAATCGACAGCCGTCGTGGCGGAGGAGTCACCCACCGTCCAGAGGTAGCAGTAGGAGTGTTCGGAGCGCCTGCTCCCGGAGTTGGAGGGCATGACCTGCCAGATGACCATCTTGCCCGAGACCACGAAGGACGCGGGATCCCAGTCGGCGCCCGCAGACCAGAGCGACGTGGGGTCGCCCGCGAGCTTGCCACTCGAAAGCGCCGTCGCATAGAGAGCCCAGTCATGCGTGAGCAGGTCGAGCTCGACCCAGGCATAGACCGAGTCGGAGCAGCCCACGTCGTAGATGACCACGTTGCCCTTGTCGTCGGCGACCGGTTCGGTCACCAGCTCGGAGATTGCCCCCGACGAGATCGAGAACGTCGACGCCTTCACCATGGGGGCGGCGGACGATCCGGCCGTCGTCGCGGCGACGAGCGATCCCTCGCTGGGCTTGAGGACGTTACCCACGGCGATGGTCCAGGAGCCCGTCTCCTTGAGGGAGAGCTCGGCGGAGGAGTAGTTGCTTTCGTTGGTGCTGGGATCTATGACGTAGTCGGCAGAGCCCCCATCCACCACCGTAGGACGGGTGGAGCCATCATCTTTGTGCTTGCAGCCCGCAAGCACGCCGATGGAGGCCACGGCAATGCCCGTCGCCACGCCAGCGCGGAAGAGCCCGCGCCGCGTCGTGGTCAAGAACCCCTGTGTCCGTCTGCCCATCTGTCGCCCACCACCCCCGGGCTGTCCCTAGTGGAGGCGCCCAGTATACTCGCATGCCGCTACTCGTCGAAGCTCAGCCGTTCGAGGCGGTCGAACACCACGTCGACACGCGCCAGGAAGCTCCTGGGGTCAAAGATGCGGTCGAGCTGCTCTGCCGTGAGCGTGCAGAGGGGGTCTGCCGCAAGCTTCTCGCGAAACGAGGTACCCGAGACGCACTGCTGCACCTCTCGCCAGGTGTCCATGGCGTTCCTCTGCACGATCTGGTAGGCGTCCTCGCGCGTGATGCCCGTGTCCACGAGCGCCAGCAGCACCTTGGAGGAGTAGATGAGGCCCCGCGTCCTGTCGAGGTTGGCCAGCATCCGTTCCCGATAGAGCACGAGGCCATCGACGACACGGATGAGGCACTGGAGCATGTGGTCGAGCGCGATGAGGCTGTCGGCCTGCGCGACGCGCTCGGCGGAGCTGTGGCTGATGTCGCGCTCGTGCCACAGGGCCACGTTGTCGAAGGCCACCTGCGCGTTGGCCTTCACCACGCGTGAGAGGCCACAGACCTTCTCCACGGTGATGGGGTTGCGCTTGTGGGGCATGGCGCTGGAGCCCTTCTGGCCCTTCCTGAACGGCTCTTCCACCTCGAGGGTGTCCGTCCTCTGGAGGTTGCGCAGCTCGGTGGCGATGCGCTCGCAGGTGGCAGCCATCGTCGCCAGCACGCCCGCCAGGTAGGCGTGATGGTCGCGACTGATGACCTGTGTGGAGAGCGGGTCAAAGTCCAGTCCCAGGTGCCCGCAGACGTAGGCCTCCACGCGGGGGTCGATGCTGGAGTAGGTTCCCACGGCGCCGCTGATGGCGCCCACGGCGACGCCCCTGCGGGCGTCGAGCAGGCGGTCGAGGTCACGGCGCAGCTCCCAGGCCCAGGAGCCAAACTTCATGCCAAAGGTCATGGGCTCGGCGTGGATGCCATGCGTGCGCCCCACGCAGGGCGTGTCGCGCTCCTCGAAGGCGCGGCGCTTGCAGAGGGCACCCAGCGCGCGCACGTCCTCGATGATGAGGTCGCAGGCCTGCGTCAGCTGGTAGCACAGCGCCGTGTCGCCCAGGTCGGAGCTGGTCATGCCATAGTGAATCCAGCGGCTGGGCTTGGGATCCCCCTCGGGGACGTCCCTGTCCACATAGGCGCCCATGTTGGTGAGGAAGGCGATGACGTCATGGTTGGTGACGGCCTCGAGCTCGTCCACCTCGGCCCTGTCGAAGGCCGCGTGGTCGCGGATCCACTTGGCCTCCTTTTTGGTGATGCCATTCTCCCCCAGCTCGGCATGCGCCTCGCAGGCGAGCACTTCGATCTCCTGCCAGATGGCGTACTTGTTCTCAAGCGAGAAGATGCGTCCCATCTCGGGACGGGTGTAGCGGTCGATCATGTGGATTCCCTTCGATTTCTATCCCTCATCACCAGTGATAAGATCCGGATTCTTCGAAGCAACCTTGGCAACAAACTCAAGGTAATCTCGTTCGCTTAATAGGTCATCGGCGATGTTTTGGGTCAATCCACCCGGACCTCTCAATAGCGCTACAAGGTCAGGCCAATATGTGACAATGCGACCGTCTTGTCTTTCCGCCTTCATTCGGTGCCACACTTCTGCCCCTCTATACTCGCGAAAACCCTTTCCCGAGCTATTTTCTGTGTTCGTCTTATTTTTCACTTGGAACATATGAACACAGTCTCTGTGGCAGAAATCAATAGCTGTTAGAATGGTGCCACGACACCAAATCCACCCGTATGATGCTACTTTTTGGCCGATATACTCTTCCAGTAGGTTACCGCCTATATTCTCTGCAGACATGAAAAGGTTATGATGTGTTGCCCATTCATAGGCTAGGGCCTCTGAACCAGCATGATAAGGAGACTCCACCATCTTAACGAGCGC contains:
- a CDS encoding sensor histidine kinase — translated: MATEREHTSFPGNNGEPPSGESRYSTMQRHSRPAGPGKTFSGRSVLFFVLTAIATTLVFALVLAVVWERRFESHSHQRLQQMADRGAIEIARCYEDAGGWSDDVSARAAALDDSSDDASVQVLSSAGEVIYDGSDRHPDRLIPSLSQTDASKVVDAPIVDAGGTVVGTVRMWSLGSGFLLAESDNDLKMDSYQAIIEAGIISVIAATVIGYFASRRLLRPIRKITYTAMQIRNGDLTARTGLKGDDEVGRLGETFDGMASELERDIKFEHRLTSDVAHELRTPLMAMIATVEAMQDGVLPTDSEHLETVDKEVRRLSRLVDAMLHLSRLENGSTELKVERTDLVTLVKSLVSVQQQLFADQGLRLNFDDRTHDHRLVAEVSPDLIREALTNLMSNALRYTPEGGQVLVSVGRGRGGMALLSVQDTGMGIAKEDVSRVFSRFWRSDASRERVSGGLGVGLALTKEIVGRHNGAIDVESELGKGTTFTIRIPLVHKESLG
- the rpsL gene encoding 30S ribosomal protein S12 → MPTINQLVRQGRVSHKAKSKNAALQHNPQKRGVCTRVFTTTPKKPNSALRKVARVRLVNGIEVTAYIPGEGHNLQEHSIVLIRGGRVRDLPGVRYKIVRGAYDCAAVQDRRKARSRYGAKRPKE
- a CDS encoding Tat pathway signal protein, with the protein product MTTTRRGLFRAGVATGIAVASIGVLAGCKHKDDGSTRPTVVDGGSADYVIDPSTNESNYSSAELSLKETGSWTIAVGNVLKPSEGSLVAATTAGSSAAPMVKASTFSISSGAISELVTEPVADDKGNVVIYDVGCSDSVYAWVELDLLTHDWALYATALSSGKLAGDPTSLWSAGADWDPASFVVSGKMVIWQVMPSNSGSRRSEHSYCYLWTVGDSSATTAVDSPGRFGTAPTVSDGIVTLTPRVNADAGTYYGITAYGLSDGMGSQIDQLVLPSEVKPFSAVRMGDDFAFSIEANYSSGGLLGQMGTYIGHGEGPFVALSREPSAPVAGKGSVYIVRANASYFVIDTDARTYATLPAANRALDYGEYPVRAGTCDTFVTYATVKTQDTGYPESVSVRAFAL
- a CDS encoding ArsR/SmtB family transcription factor codes for the protein MRGIDADGIGELLDNDDVVYSATQIFDALSDSTRFQIIGVLLQGERGVSELQEVCGVSQSAISHQLRLLRDRGLVSARRDGQRMIYSLSDEHVTDLMCIGLAHAAEDAGAEDASELP
- the rpsG gene encoding 30S ribosomal protein S7, with product MPRRAAAIRREVTPDAVYNNRLVTQLINKVLLDGKKATAERIVYGAFDLVQQKTEQDPLSVFKKAMDNVRPTLEVKPKRVGGATYQVPMEVNSRRATTLAIRWIVNFSRDRKEKTMAGRLANEIMDAANGVGASVKRREDLFKMAEANRAFSHYRF
- the purB gene encoding adenylosuccinate lyase, producing the protein MIDRYTRPEMGRIFSLENKYAIWQEIEVLACEAHAELGENGITKKEAKWIRDHAAFDRAEVDELEAVTNHDVIAFLTNMGAYVDRDVPEGDPKPSRWIHYGMTSSDLGDTALCYQLTQACDLIIEDVRALGALCKRRAFEERDTPCVGRTHGIHAEPMTFGMKFGSWAWELRRDLDRLLDARRGVAVGAISGAVGTYSSIDPRVEAYVCGHLGLDFDPLSTQVISRDHHAYLAGVLATMAATCERIATELRNLQRTDTLEVEEPFRKGQKGSSAMPHKRNPITVEKVCGLSRVVKANAQVAFDNVALWHERDISHSSAERVAQADSLIALDHMLQCLIRVVDGLVLYRERMLANLDRTRGLIYSSKVLLALVDTGITREDAYQIVQRNAMDTWREVQQCVSGTSFREKLAADPLCTLTAEQLDRIFDPRSFLARVDVVFDRLERLSFDE
- a CDS encoding phosphoribosylaminoimidazolesuccinocarboxamide synthase, producing the protein MAAMELRPDSHGKVRDLYDCGENLLMVASDRISAFDLVLPDEIPHKGEVLTRISRFWFDRFANLMPNHLISMDVADYPAGYQRYASYLMGRSMLVRKAQTIPIECIVRGYLTGSGKKTYDQDGTVCGIKLPAGLTEASRLPEPLFTPSTKAELGDHDENISFDRCAELVGDEVAQRLRSASLKLYRAAADYAASRGMIIADTKFEFGYIDGQLTLIDECLTSDSSRFWPAEGYEPGRVQPSYDKQYVRDWLRANWDMTGEPPHLPAEVITETTGRYEEAFQRITGTAFKPMKESNVTA
- a CDS encoding response regulator transcription factor, with product MATEEKKILVVEDEKTIRDAVAAYLEREGYIVRGVGDGQSAIEEFEKHTFDLIILDLMLPKLSGERVCRAVRETSNVPIIMLTAKGEVEDRIIGLELGADDYLIKPFSPRELVARVRALLRRAHAEAEPQLEVLDFGDLVIDISGHKVLVNGSEIDLTASEFKLLTTLARYPGRVYTRMELVEKVLGYDFEGYERTIDSHVKNLRAKLGDDPRNPKWLYTVHGVGYRFEAAQKPDAQDA
- a CDS encoding SinI family restriction endonuclease, which translates into the protein MASKNADKQAIKRKLEDSIAYCDSHHRPVQQLFESIVDHLITASTCKYDAVARSHEMKSLFPILSARQTRGMVPSIPMRDSSLNLSADEFLELWLRKWVGKYVKAWEILPSERCANQKGTVTDEALVKMVESPYHAGSEALAYEWATHHNLFMSAENIGGNLLEEYIGQKVASYGWIWCRGTILTAIDFCHRDCVHMFQVKNKTNTENSSGKGFREYRGAEVWHRMKAERQDGRIVTYWPDLVALLRGPGGLTQNIADDLLSERDYLEFVAKVASKNPDLITGDEG